One Desulfobulbus oligotrophicus DNA segment encodes these proteins:
- the kdsB gene encoding 3-deoxy-manno-octulosonate cytidylyltransferase has translation MNSSTPKIVAIIPARYHSNRFEGKPLALIQGRPMIQHVVERAWQVSVLTEVVVATDDERIAQAVTSFGGRWVMTRRDHATGTDRLAEAAHLLALEDQDIVVNIQGDQPVFPPEVIEQVVGPLVDDPSLPMSTLIYKIIRPEEIPDPNHVKTVFDCRGNALYFSRAPIPFQRDADGTQQPAYYKHLGVYAYRKNFLTTFVGLPEGKWEQCEKLEQLRALEFGYTVRVVLTEYDSVEVDTFKDLERVEQLLPAAPLL, from the coding sequence ATGAACTCATCCACCCCTAAAATTGTTGCCATTATTCCTGCACGGTATCATTCCAATCGTTTTGAAGGGAAACCCTTAGCCCTGATTCAGGGCCGGCCCATGATTCAACATGTGGTTGAACGGGCTTGGCAGGTGTCAGTGTTGACAGAGGTGGTGGTTGCCACCGATGATGAACGTATTGCTCAGGCGGTCACCTCCTTTGGCGGCAGGTGGGTGATGACCCGGCGTGACCATGCCACCGGTACCGACAGGCTCGCGGAAGCGGCTCACCTGCTGGCCCTCGAAGATCAGGATATCGTCGTTAATATCCAGGGAGATCAACCTGTTTTTCCTCCAGAGGTGATTGAGCAGGTTGTCGGGCCGCTGGTGGACGATCCATCGCTGCCGATGTCGACTCTCATCTATAAAATTATCCGCCCTGAAGAGATCCCTGATCCCAACCATGTCAAAACCGTGTTCGATTGTCGTGGCAATGCCCTTTATTTTTCTCGGGCGCCCATACCCTTTCAGCGTGACGCTGACGGGACACAACAACCTGCGTATTACAAACATCTGGGCGTCTATGCGTATCGCAAAAACTTTCTCACCACCTTTGTCGGATTACCTGAAGGAAAGTGGGAGCAGTGCGAAAAACTTGAGCAGTTGCGTGCCCTTGAGTTTGGATACACCGTCCGGGTTGTTCTTACAGAGTACGATTCAGTAGAAGTGGACACCTTCAAGGATCTGGAAAGGGTGGAGCAGTTGTTGCCGGCAGCTCCCTTACTGTAA
- a CDS encoding class I SAM-dependent methyltransferase, whose amino-acid sequence MHHATRVFPLTASPVFLAVLADPDSSMTSAHSLAASLAIPLVTDPCAATLLLRYSSEGLELFKPGDPSLPGSLRVNFSSPGVTKRCTDPGQELLIRATKIRHTSEPLLTDTTAGLGYDGFILAVAGFQVHMIEADPVVAALLADGLERARHNPTLAPVVERISLTIGEAQDVLPRQMKHPDVIYLDPMFPRRSKSALVKQELRLLQLLTSRTTTSPEQLLHQALAVQARKVVVKRPRTGPNLLNLRPSYTIRGKAIRFDVYVGSGKAPTPLPTA is encoded by the coding sequence ATGCATCATGCTACCCGAGTTTTTCCGTTGACAGCCTCACCCGTTTTTCTCGCAGTCCTGGCCGATCCCGACAGCTCCATGACTTCTGCACACAGTCTGGCAGCATCTCTTGCCATTCCTTTAGTTACCGACCCCTGTGCCGCCACGCTCCTGTTACGGTACAGCAGTGAAGGTTTAGAACTCTTTAAACCCGGGGATCCATCACTGCCGGGAAGCCTCAGGGTCAACTTCTCCAGCCCAGGTGTCACTAAACGCTGCACTGATCCTGGTCAGGAGCTCCTTATCCGGGCGACAAAAATCCGGCATACATCCGAACCACTGCTCACCGACACCACAGCCGGTCTCGGTTACGATGGTTTTATTTTAGCGGTTGCCGGGTTTCAGGTACATATGATCGAAGCCGATCCGGTGGTGGCGGCACTGCTTGCCGATGGGTTGGAGCGTGCACGTCACAACCCGACCCTGGCTCCCGTGGTGGAACGTATCAGTCTGACCATTGGTGAGGCACAAGATGTTCTTCCCCGGCAGATGAAACATCCTGATGTCATTTACCTGGACCCGATGTTTCCCAGACGCTCCAAATCAGCACTGGTCAAGCAGGAACTGCGTCTCCTGCAACTCCTCACCTCCCGGACAACCACTTCCCCTGAACAGTTACTGCATCAGGCATTGGCTGTGCAGGCCAGGAAGGTTGTGGTGAAACGACCGCGCACCGGCCCCAACCTTCTCAATCTGCGCCCGTCTTATACAATCAGAGGCAAAGCCATTCGATTTGATGTCTATGTTGGTTCAGGAAAAGCCCCGACCCCTTTGCCGACAGCGTAA
- a CDS encoding DegT/DnrJ/EryC1/StrS family aminotransferase translates to MPGFEVFGAEEKKQVLEVLDSGVLFRYEFAAQRQGKWKVLEFEKAFAEYANASYAQAVTSGTAALKVALAALGIGAGDEVITQGFTFVATWEAILDCGAIPVFTEVDMTLNMDPADLEKKITPRTKAIIPVHMMGAQARINEIMTIAHRHNIPVIEDTAQAAGARLQGRHLGSFGAVGTFSFDAVKTITTGEGGMCITSDHGLWQRMSEYQDHGHDHVPNPGGRGGEGRSFVGFNYRMMEIQGAIGLAQLAKLDDIVAAQKRNKQFYQEAVSVLPGVQFREILDKDGDSATFCTFLLPDKKQATAVHQVLRDHGAGAIRWSENGWHYYPNWEHLLQGKSYCRDGWPFVAHGKRRVVYDPQALPISAAIMERALTFQVPVVLAEEQKTTVAAALEKAARC, encoded by the coding sequence GTGCCCGGATTTGAGGTTTTCGGAGCTGAGGAAAAAAAACAGGTTCTAGAGGTGCTGGACAGTGGTGTGCTGTTTCGTTACGAGTTTGCCGCTCAACGCCAAGGGAAGTGGAAGGTACTTGAGTTTGAAAAGGCATTTGCTGAGTATGCCAACGCCTCCTATGCACAGGCAGTAACTTCCGGCACCGCGGCTCTCAAGGTGGCACTGGCTGCTCTCGGTATTGGCGCAGGCGACGAGGTTATCACACAGGGCTTCACCTTTGTTGCGACCTGGGAGGCGATACTTGACTGCGGTGCAATCCCGGTTTTTACTGAAGTTGATATGACCCTCAACATGGATCCTGCCGATCTGGAAAAAAAGATTACCCCGCGAACTAAAGCGATCATTCCTGTCCATATGATGGGTGCTCAGGCACGGATCAATGAGATTATGACCATTGCTCACCGGCACAATATTCCCGTGATCGAGGATACTGCCCAGGCTGCCGGTGCACGCCTGCAAGGTCGTCACCTCGGCAGTTTCGGTGCTGTCGGCACCTTTTCTTTTGATGCGGTCAAAACCATAACCACCGGTGAAGGCGGTATGTGCATCACCAGTGACCATGGATTATGGCAACGGATGTCCGAGTATCAGGATCATGGGCATGACCATGTACCTAATCCCGGTGGGCGTGGTGGTGAAGGAAGATCTTTTGTCGGTTTCAACTATCGGATGATGGAGATCCAGGGGGCGATCGGTCTGGCTCAGTTAGCCAAACTTGATGATATCGTTGCTGCTCAAAAGCGTAACAAGCAGTTTTATCAAGAGGCTGTAAGTGTTCTGCCTGGAGTGCAGTTCCGGGAAATTTTAGACAAAGATGGTGATTCAGCAACCTTTTGCACCTTTCTCCTGCCGGATAAGAAACAGGCAACCGCCGTTCATCAGGTGTTGCGCGATCATGGTGCAGGAGCAATCCGTTGGAGTGAAAATGGGTGGCATTACTATCCCAACTGGGAACACCTGTTGCAGGGTAAAAGTTATTGCCGTGACGGGTGGCCGTTTGTAGCCCATGGCAAGCGACGGGTTGTTTATGATCCCCAGGCCCTGCCGATCTCTGCAGCGATCATGGAGCGCGCCTTAACGTTTCAGGTGCCTGTTGTGCTGGCAGAGGAGCAGAAGACAACGGTGGCGGCAGCTCTTGAAAAGGCGGCCCGGTGTTGA
- the panC gene encoding pantoate--beta-alanine ligase, whose translation MRVIQHPQEMQDWAKAQIRSGATVGLVPTMGFFHEGHLGLMRMAAGLCDLLVVSLFVNPTQFGPNEDLDRYPRDFERDRQLAQKEGVAVVFAPTPELMYPKGFQTEVQVRQLATHLCGKSRPVHFAGVATVVSKLFNIVQADVAVFGEKDFQQLVIVRRLVADLNLPVRIVGHPIVREKDGLAMSSRNANLDPANRAAALSLVTSLQLAQTQALQGQRSTAVLTALLEKHIHSFTGTAVDYVSFVNCETLEPADVVDEQTVLALAVFVEGKVGKVRLIDNGFVLSRQHG comes from the coding sequence ATGCGAGTGATTCAGCATCCTCAGGAGATGCAAGACTGGGCAAAAGCACAGATCCGTTCCGGTGCGACCGTCGGCCTGGTTCCGACCATGGGTTTTTTTCATGAAGGTCATCTTGGTCTGATGCGCATGGCTGCCGGGCTCTGTGATTTGCTGGTGGTCAGTCTGTTTGTCAACCCCACCCAATTTGGCCCCAACGAAGATCTTGACCGTTATCCCCGTGATTTTGAACGGGACAGACAATTGGCACAGAAGGAGGGGGTGGCTGTCGTTTTTGCTCCCACACCTGAGCTGATGTACCCGAAGGGATTTCAGACCGAAGTACAGGTTCGTCAGTTGGCCACCCATCTCTGCGGTAAAAGCCGACCTGTTCACTTTGCCGGTGTTGCCACGGTGGTGAGCAAACTGTTCAACATTGTTCAGGCGGATGTCGCTGTGTTCGGAGAGAAGGATTTTCAGCAGCTGGTGATTGTTCGTCGCCTGGTAGCGGATCTGAATCTTCCTGTGCGGATTGTCGGCCACCCGATTGTCCGTGAAAAAGATGGGCTGGCCATGAGTTCCCGTAATGCCAACCTTGACCCGGCTAACCGGGCAGCAGCATTAAGCCTGGTCACCTCTTTGCAATTGGCCCAAACTCAAGCCCTACAGGGGCAACGGTCAACAGCTGTACTGACGGCTTTGCTTGAAAAACATATTCATTCGTTTACCGGCACGGCTGTGGATTATGTCAGCTTTGTCAACTGCGAGACCCTGGAACCGGCAGATGTGGTGGATGAACAGACTGTTCTTGCATTGGCGGTGTTTGTTGAGGGTAAGGTGGGCAAGGTCCGGTTAATTGATAATGGATTTGTTCTGTCCCGGCAGCATGGCTGA
- a CDS encoding tetratricopeptide repeat protein, protein MAEQTTVNRDAVIKQQLLASEGLLEQFNLPPKVIAFIHRHQRTIWTVIVTAVVVFVAVSGYTTYRELRETRGASALDAALIAQQDRKPLLEKVTQDYGGTAADRWAKIELATLYAQEGQRGKAIETLEVLQSELRPDMSLKPLVLSRLAGLCEMEGQVDKAVQLYTQLSGNEWFAAEAYRALGRLYEQTDKKEEAVAMYGKYLELSEFQAGQGKVDPIREMVQSRLGQLQK, encoded by the coding sequence ATGGCGGAGCAGACAACCGTTAATCGAGATGCTGTTATTAAACAACAGTTATTAGCTTCAGAGGGTTTGTTGGAGCAGTTCAACTTGCCGCCCAAGGTAATCGCATTTATACACCGTCATCAACGGACAATCTGGACGGTTATTGTGACTGCCGTGGTGGTGTTCGTGGCTGTTTCCGGTTACACCACCTATCGTGAACTGCGAGAGACAAGAGGTGCTTCCGCTCTGGATGCTGCGCTTATTGCTCAGCAGGACAGGAAACCGTTGCTGGAGAAGGTGACGCAGGATTATGGAGGTACTGCTGCCGACCGATGGGCGAAGATTGAGTTGGCCACTTTGTATGCACAGGAGGGGCAGCGCGGTAAGGCCATAGAGACTTTAGAGGTGTTGCAGAGCGAACTCAGGCCGGATATGTCTCTCAAACCATTGGTGCTCAGCAGGTTGGCAGGCCTGTGTGAGATGGAGGGCCAGGTTGATAAGGCTGTCCAGTTGTATACCCAGCTCTCGGGGAATGAGTGGTTTGCTGCAGAGGCCTATCGTGCATTGGGGCGGCTGTACGAGCAAACCGACAAGAAGGAGGAGGCTGTAGCCATGTATGGGAAATATCTAGAGTTGTCGGAATTCCAGGCCGGACAGGGGAAGGTGGACCCGATCCGGGAGATGGTGCAGTCGAGACTTGGTCAGTTGCAGAAATGA
- the xseA gene encoding exodeoxyribonuclease VII large subunit gives MNDRRLLTVSELTTTIRSLLEGSFPFVSVVGEISNLHRPLSGHFYFTLKDADAQIRAVLFKTQQRYLTEPPADGRQVVCRGRISVYEARGDYQLIVDTIEPRGTGMLQQAFAELKHRLTAEGLFDAHLKRQPPSFPRHITLITSPKGAAVHDFIRIATRRFPPIRIAVYPVTVQGEQAAPSMIEALTTINTSISTDLIVLCRGGGSIEDLWAFNDEQLARAIRRSTIPVVSAVGHEIDFTIADFAADLRAPTPSGAAELLIPDGSALQKNLADLCARMQHSLRFSLNDTGQRVQLARQRLLSVPHSLDRLSLHLDYLSVRLKRSFVDTLADKQRDLDQTALHLSRLSPKHHHAIRCQQLLNLKERLVRAGKLLLQNKEIQLTKIVAVLDAVSPLATLARGYAVVRLTRGKKRLVTEANQVRIGSVVEILLHQGRLQCKVEDRYGENDEPL, from the coding sequence ATGAATGATCGCCGTCTACTCACTGTCAGTGAGCTCACCACCACCATCCGCAGTCTGCTGGAAGGGAGTTTTCCCTTTGTCAGCGTTGTCGGTGAGATCTCCAATCTGCACCGTCCCCTTTCCGGGCATTTTTATTTTACCCTCAAGGATGCCGACGCGCAGATCAGAGCGGTTTTGTTCAAAACTCAGCAACGTTATCTGACTGAACCACCGGCAGATGGAAGACAGGTCGTCTGTCGAGGACGCATCTCCGTGTATGAAGCAAGGGGCGATTATCAGTTAATTGTTGACACCATTGAACCCCGCGGCACCGGTATGCTCCAGCAGGCGTTTGCAGAACTCAAACATCGATTGACAGCAGAAGGATTATTCGATGCACACCTGAAACGACAGCCACCGTCTTTTCCCCGCCACATAACCCTCATAACATCCCCCAAAGGCGCTGCGGTCCATGACTTCATCCGGATCGCAACCCGTCGCTTCCCACCGATCAGGATTGCTGTTTACCCGGTAACTGTACAAGGGGAACAGGCTGCCCCCAGTATGATAGAAGCTCTCACCACCATCAACACCAGCATCTCCACAGACCTGATCGTCCTCTGCCGGGGAGGGGGTTCCATTGAAGATCTCTGGGCGTTTAATGATGAGCAGTTAGCCCGAGCCATTCGGCGATCAACCATACCGGTGGTCAGTGCCGTCGGCCATGAAATCGATTTCACCATTGCCGATTTTGCCGCTGACCTCCGTGCGCCAACACCCAGTGGAGCCGCTGAGCTGCTGATCCCCGATGGATCGGCATTACAAAAAAATCTTGCTGATCTCTGTGCACGCATGCAGCACAGCTTGCGTTTCAGTCTGAACGATACCGGTCAGCGTGTACAACTGGCACGCCAGAGGTTGCTCTCCGTGCCGCATTCCCTGGATCGGCTATCCCTTCATCTTGACTATCTCAGTGTTCGCCTGAAAAGATCTTTTGTTGATACGCTTGCCGATAAACAACGTGATCTCGACCAGACCGCCCTTCATCTGTCCCGTTTAAGTCCGAAACATCATCATGCCATCCGCTGTCAACAGTTACTCAATCTCAAAGAACGCCTGGTTCGAGCGGGCAAACTGCTCCTGCAAAACAAAGAGATACAGTTGACAAAAATTGTCGCTGTCCTGGATGCTGTCAGTCCGTTGGCAACCTTGGCCAGAGGATACGCTGTGGTTCGTTTAACCAGAGGCAAAAAACGCTTGGTAACAGAGGCAAACCAAGTTCGGATCGGCTCTGTCGTGGAGATACTTCTTCACCAGGGCAGATTACAGTGCAAAGTGGAAGATCGGTATGGGGAAAATGATGAACCGCTGTGA
- the cobT gene encoding nicotinate-nucleotide--dimethylbenzimidazole phosphoribosyltransferase codes for MKNSSGLSFLDATFRSIYPQDFEYRQRAEEHLNQLTMPHWALGDLMDLAVDLAGMTRSLQPPVARKKVVVMVGDHGVAAEGVSLFPAEVTTQMVYNFIRGGAGINALAGRSQTEVCVVDVGARDSFDELVETGRIVAKKIGHGTANIAHGPAMSRTHAVMAVEAGIEIANDLAATTDVFGTGDMGIGNTTPSTAIAAVFTGEKVSELTGRGTGIDDAGLLKKIAVIERALQINRPDPKDGIDVLAKVGGFEIGAIAGLILGAAAHRKPVVVDGFISTAGAMIACSLEPFVRDFLVCAHCSVEPAHKVLLSKLQCRPLLELNLRLGEGTGAALAMHLVDAAVAILTEVATFSEAGVSDSSRSVQK; via the coding sequence ATGAAAAACAGCAGCGGCCTCAGTTTCCTTGATGCTACTTTTCGATCAATTTATCCCCAGGATTTTGAATATCGTCAACGGGCAGAGGAGCATCTCAATCAACTGACCATGCCGCATTGGGCATTGGGCGATCTCATGGATTTAGCCGTTGATTTGGCCGGTATGACTCGATCGTTGCAGCCTCCGGTGGCACGAAAGAAGGTGGTGGTGATGGTCGGTGACCACGGCGTTGCTGCTGAGGGAGTTTCTCTGTTTCCGGCAGAGGTCACGACACAGATGGTCTACAACTTTATCCGCGGCGGTGCCGGAATTAACGCTCTTGCCGGAAGGAGTCAGACGGAAGTCTGTGTTGTTGATGTTGGGGCCAGGGACAGCTTTGATGAACTGGTGGAGACAGGCAGAATTGTTGCCAAAAAAATCGGGCATGGAACAGCAAACATTGCGCATGGACCGGCCATGTCCAGGACCCATGCTGTAATGGCGGTGGAGGCTGGGATTGAGATTGCCAATGATCTGGCAGCCACTACTGATGTCTTTGGTACAGGAGATATGGGGATTGGTAACACCACGCCAAGTACAGCTATTGCTGCAGTCTTTACCGGTGAGAAAGTAAGTGAGCTCACGGGGCGTGGTACCGGTATAGATGATGCTGGTTTACTGAAAAAAATTGCGGTCATTGAACGGGCGCTGCAGATCAACAGGCCTGACCCCAAAGATGGAATTGATGTATTGGCAAAGGTGGGCGGCTTTGAAATCGGTGCCATTGCCGGCCTGATTCTTGGAGCAGCGGCCCATCGTAAACCGGTGGTTGTCGACGGTTTTATTTCTACTGCCGGGGCGATGATTGCCTGCAGTTTAGAGCCGTTTGTCCGGGATTTTCTTGTGTGTGCTCACTGCAGTGTGGAACCGGCTCACAAGGTGCTGTTGAGTAAATTGCAGTGCCGGCCTTTACTGGAGCTTAATCTGCGGCTTGGGGAAGGCACAGGGGCGGCTTTGGCCATGCATCTGGTTGATGCTGCTGTTGCGATTCTTACCGAGGTGGCAACTTTTTCAGAGGCCGGGGTCAGCGATTCAAGTCGGTCTGTTCAAAAATGA